A window from Intestinimonas massiliensis (ex Afouda et al. 2020) encodes these proteins:
- the dnaJ gene encoding molecular chaperone DnaJ: protein MADQKRDYYEVLGVSKGVSDDELKKAYRKLAKQYHPDLNPGDKTAEAKFKEVNEAYEVLSDKDKRARYDQFGHAGVDPNFGAGGPGGGFGGGFGGFDMGDIDLGDLFGSFFGGGFGGGGGGGRSRNAPQKGETIRAGVTITFEEAAFGCEKEITVTRTEPCEECKGSGCAPGTTAEICPDCHGSGVVRIQRGGGGFSFSTTAACTRCRGTGKIIHQPCKSCGGAGSVRRQKKLSVTIPAGIDNGQAVSLRGQGGAGKNGGPAGDLLIGVTVQPHPIFRRDGTSVYMEQPVSFAQAALGAELQIPTIDGTVKYSMPEGTQTGTTFRLRGKGIPSLNGRGRGDQYVTVKVLVPTGLSRAQKEALHAFAESMGEEKEDSGDPLKNLFDKRRKKK, encoded by the coding sequence ATGGCTGATCAAAAACGAGATTACTATGAAGTCCTGGGCGTGTCTAAAGGCGTCTCGGACGATGAACTGAAAAAGGCCTACCGCAAGCTGGCCAAGCAGTACCACCCCGACCTCAACCCCGGCGACAAGACCGCCGAGGCCAAGTTCAAGGAGGTCAACGAGGCCTACGAGGTCCTGTCCGACAAGGACAAACGGGCCCGCTACGACCAGTTCGGCCACGCGGGTGTGGACCCCAACTTCGGCGCCGGCGGACCCGGCGGCGGCTTTGGCGGCGGCTTCGGCGGCTTCGACATGGGTGACATTGACCTGGGCGACCTGTTCGGCTCCTTCTTCGGCGGCGGCTTCGGCGGCGGAGGCGGAGGCGGCCGCAGCCGCAACGCCCCCCAGAAGGGAGAGACCATCCGGGCCGGGGTGACCATCACCTTCGAAGAGGCGGCCTTCGGCTGCGAGAAGGAGATCACCGTCACCCGCACGGAGCCCTGCGAGGAGTGCAAGGGCTCCGGCTGCGCCCCCGGCACCACGGCGGAGATCTGTCCCGACTGTCACGGCAGCGGCGTGGTCCGGATCCAGCGGGGAGGAGGCGGCTTCTCCTTCTCCACCACCGCGGCCTGCACCCGCTGCCGCGGTACCGGAAAGATCATCCACCAGCCCTGCAAATCCTGCGGCGGCGCGGGGAGCGTCCGGCGGCAGAAGAAGCTGTCCGTCACCATCCCGGCGGGCATCGACAACGGCCAGGCCGTCTCCCTGCGGGGGCAGGGCGGCGCGGGCAAAAACGGCGGGCCGGCGGGCGATCTGCTCATTGGCGTCACCGTCCAGCCCCACCCCATCTTCCGCCGGGACGGCACGTCGGTCTACATGGAACAGCCGGTCTCCTTCGCCCAGGCGGCCCTGGGGGCGGAGCTCCAGATTCCCACCATCGACGGCACGGTGAAATACTCCATGCCCGAGGGCACCCAGACCGGCACCACCTTCCGTCTGCGCGGCAAGGGCATTCCCAGCCTCAACGGCCGGGGCCGGGGCGACCAGTACGTCACCGTAAAGGTCCTGGTTCCCACCGGCCTGAGCCGGGCCCAGAAGGAGGCCCTGCATGCCTTTGCCGAGTCCATGGGGGAGGAAAAAGAGGACTCCGGTGATCCACTTAAGAATCTTTTTGACAAGAGAAGGAAAAAGAAATAA
- a CDS encoding phospholipid carrier-dependent glycosyltransferase, which produces MPDLFQSAADLVNQYVLPYLSWTLVFPLGTLILVLLFFFYYWHAQAPRRDSLEWIAMRERRPMTFSAKRYPMGKKDALPLLLVTAAYACTAFFQLGSFTNPQSFQSFDETATVEFSLDRTVALTRLGWYTGLGTGDYSLEVSADGQSWTALQVSVDEDNKSAYAWTPVDRNAPAGSVRSIHQKYNTLFKWYFIEPEGGPVQVRYLRLTGFPGKAPLELGELALYDQDGVRAVPDAVVAAQPAQAVPSADLALFDEQDTVPDKSTWYNSSYFDEIYHPRTAYEHIRGIEPYEVSHPPLGKLILSVGIRLFGFTPFGWRFMGTLFGVLMLPILYVFLKNLFGRTAIAFCGTTLFAFDFMHLVQTRIATIDTYGVFFILLAYFFMYRYLTLPAGTSFRGGALPLFLSGLFWGIGAASKWTVIYAGAGLALLYFLGVWFKWRDRPADFPFAPWLVQTLLFSVLCWVVIPVIIYTLSYWPYAAARGNDGGLLDMLGELFSWPFVQLPQVLRGERELILKSSANLVDAMLENQKFMFTYHVGVTEHHPYESRWYQWLVDGRPILYYLDSTSVPGFKAAFACFNNPVVAWTGLLSVVILAVQTVRRRCGKALFLLVGYLSQLLPWFAIGRITFAYHYFPSTLFLVLAISYAMNDMMERKVGRWQWAVYGMTAFSVVLFAAFYPVLIGLMVPSWYPTRFLRWIPGGAWPF; this is translated from the coding sequence ATGCCCGACCTGTTCCAGTCCGCGGCGGACCTTGTGAACCAATACGTCCTGCCCTACCTGTCCTGGACCCTGGTGTTCCCCCTGGGCACGCTGATCCTGGTCCTGCTGTTCTTTTTCTACTACTGGCACGCCCAGGCTCCCCGTCGGGACAGCCTGGAGTGGATTGCCATGCGGGAGCGGCGGCCCATGACCTTCTCCGCCAAACGGTATCCCATGGGGAAAAAGGACGCCCTGCCCCTGCTGCTGGTGACGGCGGCCTATGCCTGCACCGCCTTCTTCCAGTTGGGCAGCTTCACCAATCCCCAGTCCTTCCAGTCCTTTGACGAGACCGCCACCGTGGAATTCTCCCTGGACCGGACCGTCGCCCTGACCCGGCTGGGCTGGTACACCGGCCTGGGGACGGGAGACTACTCCCTGGAGGTCTCCGCCGACGGGCAAAGCTGGACCGCCCTTCAGGTCAGCGTGGACGAGGACAACAAATCCGCCTACGCCTGGACCCCGGTAGACCGGAACGCTCCGGCCGGCTCGGTCCGCTCCATCCACCAGAAGTACAACACCCTGTTCAAGTGGTATTTCATCGAGCCGGAGGGCGGCCCGGTCCAGGTCCGGTATCTGCGGCTCACCGGATTCCCCGGCAAGGCCCCCCTGGAGCTGGGCGAGCTGGCCCTCTACGACCAGGACGGAGTCCGGGCCGTCCCCGACGCCGTGGTGGCTGCCCAGCCCGCGCAGGCCGTCCCCTCCGCTGACCTGGCCCTCTTTGACGAGCAGGACACCGTTCCGGACAAATCCACCTGGTACAACTCCTCCTATTTTGACGAAATCTATCATCCCCGCACCGCCTATGAGCACATCCGGGGCATCGAGCCCTATGAGGTCTCTCACCCGCCCTTGGGCAAGCTCATCCTCTCGGTGGGGATCCGGCTGTTCGGCTTCACCCCCTTTGGCTGGCGGTTCATGGGCACCCTGTTCGGCGTGCTGATGCTCCCCATCCTCTACGTCTTCCTGAAAAACCTCTTCGGCAGGACCGCCATCGCCTTCTGCGGCACCACGCTGTTCGCCTTCGATTTCATGCACCTGGTGCAGACCCGCATCGCCACCATCGACACCTACGGGGTCTTTTTCATCCTGCTGGCCTACTTTTTCATGTACCGCTATCTCACCCTTCCCGCCGGGACCTCCTTCCGGGGCGGCGCCCTGCCGCTCTTCCTCTCCGGGCTGTTCTGGGGCATCGGGGCGGCCAGCAAGTGGACGGTGATCTATGCCGGGGCGGGCCTGGCCCTGCTCTACTTCCTGGGCGTGTGGTTCAAGTGGCGGGACCGCCCGGCGGACTTCCCCTTCGCCCCCTGGCTGGTCCAGACTCTGCTGTTTTCCGTGCTGTGCTGGGTGGTCATCCCGGTGATCATTTACACCCTGTCCTACTGGCCCTACGCCGCCGCCCGGGGCAACGACGGCGGGCTTCTCGACATGCTGGGCGAGCTGTTCTCCTGGCCCTTCGTCCAGCTTCCCCAGGTCCTGCGGGGCGAGCGGGAGCTCATCCTCAAGAGTTCCGCCAACCTGGTGGACGCCATGCTGGAGAACCAGAAGTTTATGTTCACTTACCACGTGGGCGTCACCGAGCACCACCCCTACGAGTCCCGCTGGTATCAGTGGCTCGTGGACGGCCGCCCCATCCTTTACTACCTAGACTCCACCTCGGTGCCCGGCTTCAAGGCGGCCTTCGCCTGCTTCAACAACCCGGTGGTGGCCTGGACGGGCCTGCTGTCGGTGGTCATCCTGGCGGTCCAGACGGTCCGCCGCCGCTGCGGTAAGGCCCTGTTCCTCCTGGTGGGCTATCTGTCCCAGCTTCTGCCCTGGTTCGCCATCGGCCGCATCACCTTCGCCTACCACTACTTCCCCTCCACCCTGTTTTTGGTGCTGGCCATCAGCTACGCCATGAACGACATGATGGAGCGGAAGGTGGGACGCTGGCAGTGGGCGGTCTACGGCATGACGGCCTTCTCCGTGGTCCTCTTCGCCGCCTTCTACCCCGTTCTCATCGGGCTGATGGTGCCCTCCTGGTATCCCACCCGCTTCCTGCGGTGGATTCCCGGCGGCGCCTGGCCCTTCTGA
- a CDS encoding histidinol-phosphatase HisJ family protein produces the protein MSYFIDYHTHSQLSPDSSVPLEQQAEAAVRSGLSELCITDHYDTVGLHGGPMDPYDWAPAVEQFQRVRAQFQGRLTLRLGLEFGSGHLDGSALAAAPPELDFVIGSVHNRSLAAGGDDFYYGDYHSPGACYQALDDYVSSLERLASAGAYDVLGHIIYPLRYMARGCPEVSMDRYADRIRVALAIAIASGRGMELNTYNGCTLAEWRPWLALYRELGGEILTVGSDAHVPENVGQGVPEAYDLIRAAGFRYIAVYEGRKPRFVKL, from the coding sequence ATGAGCTACTTCATCGACTACCACACCCACTCCCAGCTCTCCCCCGACAGTAGTGTCCCGCTGGAGCAGCAGGCCGAGGCCGCCGTCCGCTCGGGCCTCAGCGAGCTTTGCATTACCGACCACTACGACACCGTGGGGCTCCACGGCGGCCCTATGGACCCCTATGACTGGGCCCCGGCAGTGGAGCAGTTTCAGCGGGTCCGGGCGCAGTTTCAGGGCCGCCTGACCCTTCGGCTGGGCCTGGAGTTCGGCAGCGGCCACCTGGACGGCAGCGCCCTGGCCGCCGCCCCGCCGGAGCTGGACTTCGTCATCGGCTCGGTCCACAACCGCAGTCTGGCCGCCGGGGGAGACGATTTCTACTACGGAGACTACCACTCCCCCGGGGCCTGTTATCAGGCTCTGGACGACTACGTCTCCTCCCTGGAGCGGCTGGCCTCCGCCGGCGCCTACGACGTGCTGGGGCACATCATCTACCCGCTGCGCTATATGGCCCGCGGCTGCCCCGAGGTCTCCATGGACCGCTATGCCGACCGCATCCGGGTGGCGCTGGCCATTGCCATCGCCTCGGGCCGGGGCATGGAGCTCAACACCTACAATGGCTGCACTCTGGCTGAGTGGCGACCCTGGCTGGCCCTCTACCGGGAGCTGGGCGGCGAGATTCTCACGGTGGGCAGCGACGCCCACGTGCCGGAGAACGTGGGCCAGGGCGTCCCCGAAGCCTATGACCTCATCCGCGCCGCCGGTTTCCGGTACATCGCGGTCTACGAGGGGCGAAAGCCCCGCTTCGTCAAACTGTAG
- the rpiB gene encoding ribose 5-phosphate isomerase B — MIALGSDHGGYALKQHIIEYLDAHGLDYRDFGCHSTESCDYPVFAKAAAEAVASGECERGIVICTTGIGISIAANKVHGVRCALCTDPLMAEMTRRHNDANMLALGAGIVGPNLAEAIVETFLTTEFEGGRHARRVGLITAMEQ, encoded by the coding sequence ATGATCGCATTGGGTTCCGACCACGGCGGATACGCCCTGAAGCAGCACATCATCGAATACCTGGACGCTCACGGCCTGGACTACCGGGATTTCGGCTGCCACTCCACAGAGAGCTGCGACTATCCCGTCTTTGCCAAGGCTGCGGCGGAGGCGGTGGCCTCCGGCGAGTGTGAGCGTGGCATCGTCATCTGCACCACCGGCATCGGCATTTCCATCGCCGCCAACAAGGTTCACGGCGTGCGCTGCGCCCTGTGTACCGACCCGCTCATGGCGGAGATGACCCGCCGCCACAACGACGCCAACATGCTGGCCCTGGGGGCGGGCATCGTGGGCCCCAATCTGGCGGAGGCCATCGTGGAGACCTTCCTCACCACCGAGTTCGAGGGCGGCCGCCACGCCCGGCGGGTGGGCCTCATCACTGCAATGGAGCAATAA
- a CDS encoding papain-like cysteine protease family protein produces MKKTVTLAVATAALLAMLAGCATTGGAATPGAAEPSLADANPKKSTENFTDEMKIPYAIDLSPDDGADSVERAGDHADSPYFAHPDVYHLESTDTLTVLTHFRTMQQTSEWACGVTSALMVLDWYDRLDDWNEETLAALRHSLDGTELEGYPGTTLKQALDIFDGVGGFTYTTTLEQPDIWMEDIQAWLAEGTPVMVCWNDWGGHWQVIVGYDTMGTETQQDDVFLVADPYDTTDHNQDGYGVYPAERFLYNFSMYDSFPEEEGGNDMLYIAAKPAE; encoded by the coding sequence ATGAAAAAAACAGTCACTCTGGCGGTTGCCACTGCCGCGCTGCTGGCCATGCTGGCCGGCTGCGCCACCACAGGAGGGGCAGCGACGCCCGGGGCGGCAGAACCATCCCTTGCGGATGCGAACCCGAAGAAGAGCACCGAGAATTTCACCGACGAGATGAAGATCCCTTATGCCATCGACCTGTCTCCCGACGACGGAGCGGACTCGGTGGAGCGGGCGGGAGACCATGCGGACTCCCCCTACTTTGCACATCCGGACGTCTACCATCTGGAGTCCACCGACACCCTCACGGTCCTGACCCATTTCCGCACCATGCAGCAGACCAGCGAGTGGGCCTGCGGCGTGACCTCGGCGCTGATGGTGCTGGACTGGTATGACAGGCTGGACGACTGGAACGAGGAGACTCTGGCGGCGCTGCGCCACTCTCTGGACGGTACCGAGTTGGAGGGCTATCCGGGCACCACACTGAAGCAGGCCTTGGATATCTTTGACGGCGTGGGCGGCTTTACCTATACCACCACGCTGGAGCAGCCGGACATCTGGATGGAGGATATCCAGGCGTGGCTGGCGGAGGGGACCCCGGTCATGGTGTGCTGGAATGACTGGGGCGGACATTGGCAGGTCATCGTCGGTTACGATACCATGGGGACCGAGACCCAGCAGGACGACGTGTTCCTGGTGGCCGACCCCTATGACACCACCGACCACAACCAGGACGGCTACGGCGTCTATCCCGCCGAGCGGTTCCTGTATAACTTCAGCATGTACGATTCTTTCCCCGAGGAGGAGGGCGGAAACGACATGCTGTATATCGCCGCCAAACCGGCGGAGTGA
- a CDS encoding AAA family ATPase produces MKARTITISRQYGSGGHEVAKKLSEALGLPCYDNEVISLAAKESGAQLWEFQMAENLRDTNFIYNLSMIAPHSDIQEEPYSVKLFRAQSEAMAELAERGPAVFVGRCGNFVLRQDPEAVHFFICGSLAKRTERAVAQYGLAERGAQREVERVDRQRAAYYGVNTSWRWGDGSYYDLVINTDRLGVDGAVATILDYLNQLE; encoded by the coding sequence ATGAAAGCCAGGACGATCACCATCAGCCGGCAGTATGGCAGCGGCGGCCACGAGGTGGCCAAAAAGCTCTCCGAGGCACTGGGGCTCCCCTGTTATGACAACGAGGTCATCTCTCTGGCCGCCAAGGAGAGCGGCGCGCAGCTCTGGGAATTCCAGATGGCGGAAAATCTGCGGGACACCAATTTCATTTACAACCTGTCCATGATTGCCCCCCACAGCGACATTCAGGAGGAACCGTACAGCGTCAAGCTCTTCCGCGCCCAGTCGGAGGCCATGGCCGAGCTAGCCGAGCGCGGCCCGGCGGTCTTTGTAGGGCGGTGCGGCAACTTTGTGCTGCGGCAGGACCCGGAGGCGGTCCATTTTTTCATCTGCGGCTCCTTGGCCAAGCGAACCGAGCGGGCGGTGGCCCAGTATGGTTTGGCCGAGCGGGGCGCCCAGCGGGAGGTGGAACGAGTGGACCGGCAGCGCGCCGCCTACTATGGGGTCAACACCAGTTGGCGCTGGGGTGACGGCTCCTATTACGACCTGGTGATCAACACCGACCGCCTGGGCGTGGACGGAGCGGTGGCGACGATTTTGGATTATCTGAACCAGTTGGAATGA
- a CDS encoding 5-bromo-4-chloroindolyl phosphate hydrolysis family protein, protein MADYNHNYNGDRGGDFASWIPTLIMLFCFPPVGVVMLVLKLMGLAGSPRSRASRHPYDIQREQGAAQGLGGTAPAAGKKKSAKPKTGARFARGREGRGLTIAGAVVAGVFGFGGLSELLDALSYGWFWTSLSDIFIPLGIAGVGLIMLYMGVAKGKKARRFRKYLALIGRRESISVASMAQAMGLSVRKVCDDLQDMLDEGVIPTGYLDVGGGRLVLNDEGLREEPPAPAPEKQAEKPPAGMEREDAVLMEIREVNDAIADEVMSRKIDRIGEITGKIFAYLREKPDKEGQLRSFLGYYLPTTLKILRAYAQMEAQGIEGENIKSAKARIEGMMDKVVDGFEKQLDKLFQDDAMDIRTDVEVLERMLEKDGLGEQGMTMGGT, encoded by the coding sequence ATGGCTGATTACAACCACAATTACAATGGAGACCGGGGCGGCGATTTTGCCTCCTGGATTCCCACGCTGATTATGCTCTTCTGCTTCCCGCCGGTGGGGGTGGTCATGCTGGTGCTGAAGCTGATGGGCCTGGCGGGGAGCCCGCGCTCCCGCGCCAGCCGCCACCCCTATGACATCCAGCGGGAGCAGGGTGCGGCCCAGGGTCTGGGCGGGACTGCACCCGCGGCCGGAAAGAAAAAATCCGCCAAGCCCAAAACCGGCGCCCGCTTCGCCCGGGGCCGGGAGGGCCGGGGCCTGACCATCGCCGGGGCCGTCGTGGCCGGCGTGTTCGGCTTCGGCGGCCTTAGCGAGCTGCTGGACGCCCTCTCCTACGGGTGGTTCTGGACCAGCCTGTCCGACATTTTTATCCCTCTGGGCATCGCCGGGGTGGGCCTTATTATGCTCTACATGGGCGTGGCCAAGGGCAAAAAGGCCAGGCGCTTCCGCAAATATCTGGCCCTCATCGGCCGGAGGGAATCCATCTCGGTGGCCTCTATGGCCCAGGCCATGGGCCTTTCGGTACGGAAGGTGTGCGATGATCTCCAGGATATGCTGGACGAGGGCGTCATCCCCACCGGCTACCTGGACGTGGGCGGTGGGCGGCTGGTGCTCAACGACGAGGGCCTGCGGGAGGAGCCGCCGGCGCCCGCACCGGAAAAACAGGCGGAAAAGCCCCCCGCCGGCATGGAGCGGGAGGACGCCGTGCTGATGGAGATCCGGGAGGTCAACGATGCCATCGCCGACGAGGTGATGAGCCGGAAAATCGACCGCATCGGAGAGATTACCGGCAAAATCTTTGCCTATCTGCGGGAGAAGCCGGACAAAGAGGGGCAGCTTCGCAGCTTTTTGGGCTACTATCTGCCCACCACGCTGAAGATTCTCCGGGCCTACGCCCAGATGGAGGCCCAGGGCATTGAGGGAGAGAACATCAAGTCCGCCAAGGCGCGCATTGAGGGCATGATGGACAAAGTGGTGGACGGCTTTGAAAAACAGCTCGACAAGCTGTTTCAGGACGACGCCATGGACATCCGCACGGATGTGGAGGTCCTGGAGCGGATGCTGGAGAAGGATGGCCTGGGCGAACAGGGTATGACCATGGGTGGCACCTAA
- a CDS encoding VanW family protein, protein MEEHKPGKRLASGSGKGAGRTLALLLAAAAVVLALAYVGLCAWVGASSTILPRVSAAGVGLGGLTQAQATERLNTGVAERYADASVNLTYSGQTAVFTGALVEADAEGVAQSAWNYGRTGGFLTRGGYLLSTLITGHEVEAPLRYSETGRAQVDQMLEDISQAVGGDLEETTWEIQGDHLVFHMGSPGTGVDQAALRQTVLVRLAALDSSPYEVEPITTEPSFPDLEAIHRALYAEVADASLDPTTFEITPSVTGMTFDIAQARQLLEGAAWGSDCAVPLEITEPKISTENLRELLFRDVLGEATSKVAGSANRKSNVALAASTFNERILLPGDVFSYNDTTGSRTAEKGYLMAPVYKGGKSVDEVGGGICQPSSTLYLAALNSNLKIVERHQHQFAVGYVPDGLDATVYYGSLDFRFENDTDYPVKLVAKSYKSSGSTYLTVTIYGTKTDDLHVKMTNKVYNWVEYETVYQVDAAVPAGTVKEGQNGYKGRNADTYRNLYDAEGNLVSSTLESTNKYKVRERILLVNPADAAQYGLNADGTPLAPGAASSTPAINPSPTGSQPPASESPAVSESPALSPDPSASPSPEAPSSEPSQEPETSPAPDIGIPIYTPSASEENAEGGSEA, encoded by the coding sequence ATGGAAGAACATAAACCGGGCAAGCGGCTGGCTTCGGGCAGCGGCAAGGGTGCGGGCCGGACGCTGGCCCTGCTTCTGGCCGCCGCGGCGGTCGTCCTGGCGCTGGCCTATGTGGGGCTGTGCGCCTGGGTGGGAGCCAGCAGCACGATCCTGCCCCGGGTCTCCGCCGCCGGGGTGGGCCTGGGCGGCCTGACCCAGGCGCAGGCCACAGAGCGCCTGAATACCGGCGTGGCCGAACGCTATGCCGATGCGTCCGTAAACCTTACTTACAGCGGCCAGACCGCCGTCTTTACCGGCGCGCTGGTGGAGGCCGACGCCGAGGGGGTGGCCCAGTCCGCCTGGAACTACGGCCGCACCGGCGGCTTCCTCACCCGGGGCGGATACCTGCTTTCCACCCTCATCACCGGCCACGAGGTGGAGGCCCCCCTGCGCTACTCCGAGACGGGCCGCGCCCAGGTGGACCAGATGCTGGAGGACATCTCCCAAGCCGTGGGCGGTGATCTGGAGGAGACCACCTGGGAGATCCAGGGGGACCATCTGGTCTTCCATATGGGCTCTCCGGGCACCGGCGTGGACCAGGCGGCCCTGCGCCAGACCGTCCTGGTCCGCCTGGCCGCCCTGGACAGCTCGCCCTATGAGGTGGAGCCCATCACCACCGAGCCCTCCTTCCCCGACCTGGAGGCCATCCACCGGGCGCTCTACGCCGAGGTGGCCGACGCCTCCCTGGACCCCACGACCTTTGAGATCACCCCCAGCGTCACCGGCATGACCTTCGACATCGCCCAGGCCCGGCAGCTCCTGGAGGGAGCTGCCTGGGGCAGCGACTGCGCCGTGCCGCTGGAAATCACCGAGCCCAAGATCTCCACGGAAAACCTCCGGGAGCTGCTCTTCCGGGACGTTCTGGGCGAGGCCACCAGCAAGGTCGCCGGCTCGGCCAACCGGAAATCCAACGTGGCCCTGGCCGCCTCCACCTTCAACGAGCGCATCCTGCTGCCCGGCGACGTTTTCTCCTACAACGACACCACCGGCAGCCGCACTGCCGAGAAGGGCTATCTGATGGCCCCGGTCTATAAGGGCGGCAAGTCGGTGGACGAGGTGGGCGGCGGCATCTGCCAGCCCTCCTCCACCCTCTACCTGGCCGCGCTCAACTCCAACCTGAAGATCGTGGAGCGCCACCAGCACCAGTTCGCCGTGGGCTATGTCCCCGACGGCCTGGACGCCACCGTCTACTACGGCAGCCTGGACTTCCGCTTTGAAAACGACACCGACTACCCCGTCAAGCTGGTCGCCAAGAGCTACAAGAGCAGCGGCTCCACCTACCTGACCGTCACCATCTACGGCACCAAGACCGACGACCTCCATGTGAAGATGACCAACAAGGTCTACAACTGGGTGGAGTACGAGACCGTCTATCAGGTGGACGCCGCCGTCCCAGCCGGCACGGTCAAGGAGGGGCAGAACGGCTATAAGGGCCGCAATGCCGACACCTACCGCAACCTCTACGACGCCGAGGGCAATCTGGTCAGCTCCACCCTGGAGTCCACCAACAAGTACAAGGTCCGGGAGCGCATCCTGCTGGTCAACCCCGCCGACGCCGCCCAATATGGTCTGAACGCCGACGGCACGCCCCTGGCCCCCGGCGCAGCGTCCTCCACACCGGCCATCAACCCCTCCCCCACCGGCAGCCAGCCCCCCGCCAGCGAATCCCCGGCGGTGAGCGAATCCCCCGCCTTGAGTCCCGACCCGTCCGCCTCTCCGTCGCCGGAGGCGCCCTCCTCCGAGCCCTCCCAGGAGCCGGAGACGAGCCCCGCCCCAGACATCGGCATCCCCATCTATACGCCCTCCGCCTCGGAGGAGAACGCGGAAGGGGGGAGCGAGGCATGA
- a CDS encoding DUF975 family protein → MSGPTLTRRELKAQAKQTLARWARPCMLASAALLLFTLLLEVVQAVTPGTSLSYFLSAAVEDYPFQTGVWRLDAGAAARLMTTVGLPAAFGGAGALLGALRLDAAGLVYLLLIPFRQIPMALLIQLAVLLLSTPILYGALQQYWHILRGEPLPFRSLFSWYLDLRLTGRAVALQLLLSVWRTATSLVCMIPGLVCTILGSQSGAPDFLVLLALPLTLLGSLAGYFCYVRLLPAQYLLARSPELGVGQALRQGLRLLKGSGRDFFLLQLSFLVWHLVSLMLYQVLDLYVVPYQHMASMLFLTALDTARAAPGGPDLTLL, encoded by the coding sequence ATGAGCGGTCCCACCCTCACCCGCCGGGAGCTCAAGGCCCAGGCCAAACAGACGCTGGCCCGCTGGGCCAGGCCCTGCATGCTGGCCTCCGCCGCCCTGCTGCTGTTCACCCTTCTCCTGGAGGTGGTGCAGGCCGTCACCCCGGGCACCAGCCTGTCCTATTTCCTCTCCGCCGCCGTGGAGGACTACCCCTTCCAGACCGGCGTATGGCGGCTGGACGCCGGGGCCGCCGCCCGTCTGATGACCACCGTGGGCCTGCCCGCCGCATTCGGCGGTGCGGGCGCCCTTCTGGGCGCTCTGCGGCTGGACGCCGCCGGGCTGGTCTACCTGCTGCTGATCCCCTTCCGGCAGATCCCCATGGCCCTGCTCATCCAGTTGGCGGTCTTGCTGCTGTCCACCCCCATCCTCTACGGGGCCCTCCAGCAGTATTGGCACATCCTCCGGGGGGAGCCTCTCCCCTTCCGCAGCCTCTTCTCCTGGTATCTCGACCTGCGCCTCACCGGCAGGGCGGTGGCGCTTCAGCTCCTGCTCAGCGTGTGGCGCACCGCCACCTCCCTTGTGTGCATGATCCCCGGCCTGGTCTGCACGATCCTGGGCAGCCAGTCCGGCGCGCCGGACTTTCTGGTGCTGCTGGCCCTACCGCTCACCCTGCTGGGGTCCCTGGCCGGCTACTTCTGCTATGTCCGGCTGCTCCCCGCCCAGTACCTGCTCGCCCGCTCGCCGGAGCTGGGCGTGGGACAGGCCCTGCGCCAGGGCCTGCGGCTGCTGAAGGGCAGCGGCCGGGACTTCTTTCTCCTCCAGCTCTCCTTCCTGGTGTGGCACCTGGTCTCCCTGATGCTCTATCAGGTGCTGGACCTGTATGTGGTGCCCTACCAGCACATGGCCTCCATGCTGTTCCTCACTGCGCTGGACACCGCTCGGGCGGCACCCGGCGGCCCGGACCTGACTCTGCTGTAA
- a CDS encoding DUF2461 domain-containing protein yields MFQGFSNETIDFMWGIRFNNEKSWFEQHKETYRAHFYEPMKALAAQVYEIFQDRHGDLELATRVSRIYRDARRLRGRGPYKDRLWFSMERPSEAWTHDPVFWFELAPEGYSYGMGYYAAKPATMARFRARLDRDPKPFEKLARTLERQDVFTLEHACYKKPKGDLGKLLSPWYNSKNLSLICQRPHDERLFSPDLVQTLAEGYDFLAPYYAYFLSLEGDPDPRA; encoded by the coding sequence ATGTTTCAGGGCTTTTCCAACGAGACCATCGACTTTATGTGGGGCATCCGGTTCAACAATGAAAAAAGCTGGTTTGAGCAGCACAAGGAGACTTACCGGGCCCACTTCTACGAGCCCATGAAGGCTCTGGCCGCCCAGGTGTACGAGATCTTTCAGGACCGGCACGGGGACCTGGAGCTGGCGACCCGGGTATCCCGCATCTACCGGGACGCCCGGCGGCTGCGGGGCCGCGGCCCCTATAAGGATCGGCTGTGGTTCTCCATGGAGCGCCCCTCGGAGGCGTGGACCCACGACCCGGTGTTCTGGTTTGAGCTGGCCCCCGAGGGCTACTCCTACGGCATGGGCTACTATGCCGCCAAGCCGGCCACCATGGCCCGGTTCCGCGCCCGGCTGGACCGGGACCCCAAGCCCTTTGAAAAGCTGGCCCGGACCCTGGAGCGCCAGGATGTCTTCACGCTGGAGCACGCGTGCTACAAAAAGCCAAAGGGGGACCTGGGCAAGCTCCTCTCCCCCTGGTACAACAGCAAGAACCTCTCCCTCATCTGCCAGCGGCCCCACGACGAGCGGCTTTTCTCGCCGGACCTGGTCCAAACCCTGGCGGAGGGCTACGACTTTCTGGCCCCCTATTACGCCTATTTCCTTTCGCTGGAGGGTGACCCCGACCCCAGGGCCTGA